Within Roseibium sp. HPY-6, the genomic segment CCCTGATCACATCTGGGGGCTGCTCGATGAATTCGACGACCCTCTCTTTTCTGACGCAACTTACATGATCGGCCGTGCCGAGTGGGATTACTGGTGGAACCCGGAGACCGTCGACACGATCGGCGAAGCGCGTGTTGCCATGGCCGTCGGTGCTAGGCGCCGGCTCGAGGCCATCGAAGACACGGTCGTGTTCTTTTCAGGCGGCGAGGAAATCCTGCCGGGGATACGCGCCGTTTCCACACCCGGGCACACGCCCGGTCACATGAGCTTCGAGGTTCGAAGCGGCTCTGAGGCCGCACTCGTTATCGGCGACGCCATCGGCAACCACCACGTCGCCTTCATGCGGCCAGAGTGGCCGAGCGGGTCGGATCAGGATGCAGAGGTCGCAGCCTCGACACGCATTGCGCTTCTGGACCGGATTGTCGCCGATGATCTCAAGATCGCCGGCTTTCATTTGCCAGGCGGTGGAATTGGCCGGGTTGAGCGCACGGGCAATACATTCCGTTTTCTTCCGGAGGCTTCCTAATGCGTCTTTTCGGCTTGTTCCTCTCCGCTTGCCTTGGCGTTTCTGCGCATGCCAGCGAAGACATTTCCGACCAGTATCCGGGCTCCGCGCTTTATTCAAAACCTGTGGAGGTCATCCCCCATGTCTGGTCAGCCATTGGTGCAACGGCTCCCCCGACTTACGAAAACTCAGGCCACAACAACAACCTCAGTTTCATTGTGACCGGCGACGGTGTCATCGTGATAAACGGAGGCGCAGCCTACGTCCTCGCGAAGGCATTGCACGCGGAAATCAGAGCGGTCACCGATCAGCCGGTCAAGCTTGTCATCGACGAGAATGGCCAGGGACACGCAATGCTTGGCAACTCCTACTGGTCCGAACAAGGCGTGCCGATCTTGGCCCATGTCGACGCAGCGCATGAAATAGATGAACGCGGCAACCAGATTCTGGAAGCCATGAAACGGTACAATCGGGACAAGGCTGAGGGCACTTTCGTCGCGCCGCCAACCCAAACATTTGAAGATAAACATGTCATCGAGATGGGCGATTTCCGCATCGAAGTCCTTCACCTCGGGCCAGCCCACGGGCCCGGCGACACCCAGGTCTGGCTGCCGGAGCAAGGCCTGGTGATCGCGGGCGACATGGCGTTTCACGAGCGCATGCTGCCGATTTTCGAAGACACGATTGTCGCCGACTGGCTGGAGACCTGGGAAACGGGATTTGAAGCGCTGAACGCCACCTATGTCATTCCGGGCCACGGCCATCCGACAAATATGGCGCAGGTGCGCCGCTACACCCGCGACTACCTGCTCTACTTGCGCAAAAAGATCGGTGCCCACCTCGAAGACGGCGGCGAGCTCGCCGATGCTTACTATATCGACCAGTCGCCCTATGCCCATCTGGACACATTCGAAGAACTGGCCACCAGGAATGCCGGCAGGGTCTTCGCGCAAATGGAATTTGAATAGACCAAACGCAGTGACAGCGAACGCGCCTGATCAGGCTTTATTCAGGCGATGCCTGTCAGTCATTAGAGAGACCGTTTGTTGTTGGTAAGCCTTAATTGCCAACCGCTTCGGCGACGATTTGCTGCATCAGGTTTTCGACTGCCTGCATCGATCCGTCGGGATAATCCTTATGCCCGATCGTGACGCCGTCCTCTGTCTCCATGACGAAAATACCGTAAGGACAATGCGTGATGTTCATCGGATCCTTTTCCATCACCTGACGCGAGATCACGGCGGAGCAGAACAGAAAGATGTCGGCGTTTTTGAAAATCTGGGCGTCGCTGCCCACATCGGCCCCGGTCCGATTGAGCATTTCACCGACATGGCTGACAAAGTCTATGACCAGTCCCTGACCCACAATGGCGCTCTCGACAGCAAAGGTCGCATCCTCAAAGGATCCGTCAAATGAATATGTGAAAGGCTTTTCGGCAGTCGCAGGGGAGCTGAGAGCAAGTCCGAGAGCTGCCGCGAGTAGTAGGGGTTTCATAGCCTTATCCTCCATTGTGACGAGCAAGCTTTGCATGCGGCCGCGCCCCGTGCATTGAGCTATGTCCGTGCCGGGACGCGGAAATCAGGATCAGCCGAGCATGTCCGTGGTGATGCCGGTGTACCAGCCCTCGGACTCCTCGTAGGTCGCTTTGCGCAGGTCCGCGCTTTCGCCTGTCTTTGAGATGAAACCGTCGACCTTGGCGATTTTCTCCGGCGTAGCCTCATAGGTGGCACCGACCTTGACACCGTCATCTGGGGCGATCAGCGACCAGCACGTGTTGGAGAACTTCGCCGGGAAGACCTTGGATCCGGTCAGCGCCCCGCGCACGGCATTGGCACAGACCTTGGCCTGCGAGTTGGCGGAGAAACCCGATTTCGGCATGTCGCCCTGGCTCGAGGCATCGCCAAGAACGTAGATATCTGCGTCTGCCTTCGTTGACATG encodes:
- a CDS encoding MBL fold metallo-hydrolase, with translation MSLSRRAFLSGCAALPLSAQLSQFAMAEISIGPGTLTTIRDGHLTIPGGFVFDPMPQDQLIPLLQEAGISGQTLQPDCNVSLYRDETNTVLFDVGAGPDFQSSAGKLVEGLEQAGVAPEDITHVVFTHAHPDHIWGLLDEFDDPLFSDATYMIGRAEWDYWWNPETVDTIGEARVAMAVGARRRLEAIEDTVVFFSGGEEILPGIRAVSTPGHTPGHMSFEVRSGSEAALVIGDAIGNHHVAFMRPEWPSGSDQDAEVAASTRIALLDRIVADDLKIAGFHLPGGGIGRVERTGNTFRFLPEAS
- a CDS encoding MBL fold metallo-hydrolase, whose amino-acid sequence is MRLFGLFLSACLGVSAHASEDISDQYPGSALYSKPVEVIPHVWSAIGATAPPTYENSGHNNNLSFIVTGDGVIVINGGAAYVLAKALHAEIRAVTDQPVKLVIDENGQGHAMLGNSYWSEQGVPILAHVDAAHEIDERGNQILEAMKRYNRDKAEGTFVAPPTQTFEDKHVIEMGDFRIEVLHLGPAHGPGDTQVWLPEQGLVIAGDMAFHERMLPIFEDTIVADWLETWETGFEALNATYVIPGHGHPTNMAQVRRYTRDYLLYLRKKIGAHLEDGGELADAYYIDQSPYAHLDTFEELATRNAGRVFAQMEFE
- a CDS encoding DUF302 domain-containing protein, with product MKPLLLAAALGLALSSPATAEKPFTYSFDGSFEDATFAVESAIVGQGLVIDFVSHVGEMLNRTGADVGSDAQIFKNADIFLFCSAVISRQVMEKDPMNITHCPYGIFVMETEDGVTIGHKDYPDGSMQAVENLMQQIVAEAVGN